In a genomic window of Insulibacter thermoxylanivorax:
- a CDS encoding glycosyltransferase family 4 protein, with protein MWTLYAVGFICALVIALIVTPLIKRLAFLIGAIDKPNERKVHTRIMPRLGGLAIYLAFAAGIFIVYPAISGIDTKLVWGLMLGGTIIVITGALDDRFDLSPRWKLLGQIAAAVAVISFGLDIEMVHLPFVETEVSLGWLSYPITLLWIVGISNAINLIDGLDGLASGVSGIATASILVLSLMMGNITVALLCSVLLGAIIGFMFFNFYPAKIFMGDSGALFLGFSLATLSILEFKQAALVTFIVPIFILGVPLSDTFFAIIRRWVNKKPISVADKNHLHHCLLRLGFSHRTTVLIIYALAAFFGVTAIVLSHAGIWVTIIVTALVLFMITVGAEAIGIINRRRKPILSMLRKIGLKFRILDPREDH; from the coding sequence ATGTGGACTTTATATGCTGTAGGTTTCATATGCGCTTTGGTTATCGCACTAATCGTAACACCTCTGATTAAGCGACTCGCGTTCCTCATCGGAGCGATCGATAAACCCAACGAACGCAAGGTACATACGAGGATCATGCCGCGGCTTGGAGGGCTGGCGATCTACCTGGCGTTCGCTGCCGGGATCTTCATCGTCTATCCAGCGATCAGCGGCATCGATACCAAGCTCGTATGGGGCTTGATGCTCGGAGGTACGATCATCGTCATCACCGGCGCGCTGGATGACCGGTTTGATCTATCGCCGAGATGGAAACTGCTCGGCCAGATCGCCGCAGCCGTCGCGGTCATATCCTTTGGACTGGACATCGAGATGGTGCATCTGCCCTTCGTAGAGACGGAAGTGAGCCTCGGATGGCTCAGCTATCCGATCACCCTGCTGTGGATCGTCGGGATCTCCAATGCGATCAACTTGATCGACGGCCTCGACGGCCTCGCCAGCGGGGTATCGGGGATCGCAACGGCTTCGATCCTCGTGTTGTCCTTGATGATGGGGAATATCACCGTCGCCTTGCTTTGTTCGGTATTGCTCGGTGCGATCATCGGTTTTATGTTCTTTAATTTCTATCCCGCGAAGATCTTCATGGGGGATTCCGGGGCGCTGTTCCTCGGCTTCAGCCTGGCAACCTTGTCCATCTTGGAGTTCAAGCAGGCGGCCCTCGTCACGTTCATCGTGCCGATCTTCATCCTCGGCGTACCGCTGTCGGATACGTTCTTCGCGATCATTCGCCGCTGGGTGAACAAGAAGCCGATCTCCGTGGCAGACAAGAACCATCTGCATCATTGTCTGCTCAGACTCGGCTTCAGCCATCGCACAACGGTGCTCATCATCTACGCGCTGGCGGCCTTCTTCGGCGTGACAGCGATTGTGCTGTCCCATGCCGGCATCTGGGTGACGATCATCGTCACCGCTTTGGTGCTGTTCATGATCACAGTCGGTGCCGAAGCGATCGGCATCATCAACCGCCGCCGCAAACCGATCTTAAGCATGCTGCGCAAGATCGGCTTGAAATTTCGCATCTTGGATCCGCGGGAGGATCATTGA
- a CDS encoding cation/cationic drug transporter translates to MFGKPLVLIFTSVLLGAAGQVLMKFGTLQVQTVQGEPFHQLLFKYFTNLPILCGMGMYALSAITWIFALSKVQLSYAYPMAAAGYVIVAAASYFLFGDSLSLMRIAGLAAIVIGVILVAQS, encoded by the coding sequence ATGTTCGGCAAACCGCTCGTGCTGATCTTCACCTCGGTGCTGCTGGGAGCAGCGGGACAAGTGCTGATGAAATTCGGCACGCTGCAGGTGCAGACGGTTCAAGGTGAACCTTTTCATCAATTGCTGTTCAAATATTTTACCAACCTGCCGATCCTCTGCGGCATGGGGATGTATGCGCTCTCGGCGATCACCTGGATCTTCGCGCTGTCGAAGGTGCAGTTGTCCTATGCCTATCCGATGGCCGCTGCCGGCTATGTGATCGTGGCGGCGGCATCGTATTTCCTGTTTGGAGATTCGCTCTCGCTCATGCGCATCGCGGGGCTCGCCGCCATCGTGATCGGCGTGATCCTCGTCGCACAGTCGTAG
- a CDS encoding MBOAT family O-acyltransferase codes for MLFNSYVYILAFLPISLIIYWLLVRLRYVTAAKLWLVAASFYFYGWWDVRYVPLLAASVLFNYGAGRWLASSGQAASGQAAQPDSSKRRRTSQGTRRLVLGLAIAANIALLGVFKYTDFFIENLNALLQTNWQLLGIILPIGISFYTFSQITYLVDSYKGEVRENSLLNYSLFVTFFPQLIAGPILHHREMMPQFADPANYRVNMRNMALGVTVFITGLVKKVVIADTLAPFANYGFDQATSLTLLEAWATSLSYTFQLYFDFSGYSDMAIGAALLFNIKLPFNFNSPYKSLNIQVFWRRWHMTLGRFLMNYIYIPLGGNRRGKLRTYRNLMITFLIGGFWHGAGWTFIFWGFLHGAALIVHRIWKEFNIKLPKLVSWLLTFLFVNISWVFFRATEWEDALKVLRGMVNFESIGLGTAGLKEILLLAAAFLIAVALCNTNELQERFRPNFVLAGAVAAGAVLALIQMNKITEFLYFNF; via the coding sequence ATGCTGTTTAATAGCTATGTCTATATTCTTGCCTTTTTGCCGATCAGTCTGATCATCTACTGGCTGCTGGTCCGCCTCCGTTATGTGACTGCGGCTAAGCTGTGGTTGGTGGCGGCTTCTTTTTATTTTTACGGATGGTGGGATGTGCGGTATGTGCCGCTGCTCGCGGCATCGGTGCTGTTCAACTACGGTGCGGGCAGGTGGCTGGCAAGCAGCGGACAAGCTGCGAGCGGGCAAGCTGCGCAGCCTGACAGCAGCAAGCGTCGCCGAACTTCACAGGGGACAAGGCGGCTTGTCCTGGGCCTGGCGATTGCGGCGAATATCGCTTTGCTTGGTGTTTTTAAGTATACGGACTTCTTCATCGAAAATCTGAACGCGCTGCTGCAGACGAATTGGCAGCTGCTGGGCATCATCCTGCCCATCGGCATCAGCTTCTATACGTTCAGCCAGATCACGTACCTGGTGGACAGCTACAAAGGGGAAGTGCGGGAGAACAGCTTGCTCAACTATTCGCTGTTCGTTACCTTCTTCCCGCAGCTGATCGCCGGTCCGATCCTGCACCATCGCGAGATGATGCCGCAATTTGCTGATCCGGCCAACTATCGGGTGAATATGCGCAACATGGCGCTGGGCGTCACAGTGTTCATCACGGGCCTCGTGAAGAAGGTCGTGATCGCCGATACTTTGGCGCCCTTCGCCAATTACGGCTTCGATCAGGCAACGTCGTTAACGCTGCTCGAAGCATGGGCAACATCGCTGTCCTATACGTTCCAGCTTTATTTTGACTTCAGCGGCTATTCGGACATGGCGATCGGTGCGGCTTTGCTGTTTAATATCAAACTTCCGTTCAACTTCAACTCTCCATACAAATCGCTGAATATCCAGGTGTTCTGGCGGCGCTGGCATATGACGCTGGGACGCTTCCTGATGAACTATATCTACATCCCGCTGGGCGGCAATCGCCGCGGCAAGCTGCGGACATATCGCAACCTGATGATCACGTTCCTGATCGGCGGGTTCTGGCATGGTGCGGGCTGGACCTTCATCTTCTGGGGCTTCCTGCACGGCGCTGCGCTGATCGTCCACCGCATCTGGAAGGAATTCAATATCAAACTGCCGAAGCTCGTGTCCTGGCTGCTCACTTTTTTGTTCGTGAACATCAGCTGGGTGTTCTTCCGGGCGACGGAGTGGGAGGATGCGCTGAAGGTGCTGCGGGGAATGGTGAATTTCGAGAGCATCGGGCTCGGCACGGCGGGGCTGAAGGAAATCCTGCTGCTGGCGGCCGCCTTCCTCATCGCCGTCGCGCTGTGCAATACGAATGAACTGCAGGAGCGGTTCCGGCCGAACTTCGTCCTTGCAGGAGCCGTGGCCGCAGGTGCGGTGCTGGCATTGATCCAGATGAATAAGATTACAGAATTTCTGTACTTTAACTTCTGA
- a CDS encoding glycosyltransferase family 4 protein encodes MKSSLRVIHVIGGGEFGGAEQHIIELMSLMPKEGVRGKVVCFYEAGLSQTLRERGLEVEVLKYGRFDVRLTAGLRRVFEREQPDIIHTHGVKANFFARLAARKMDHIPLITTVHSILRYDYENRAAYGFARLMETSTRRYNSHFIAVSNALRRSLIDEGIPPELVTAVHHGIDVAEFTPVATDEHAARRAELRAAWGVPKDAYVIGSVGRLVRIKGVDYAIRAMPDILRANAKAHLVIIGSGPEEAALKQLAAQLGVTRHVTFAGFRRDIADCMRAFDCFVSASLSEGLGLNVLEAMASGLPAIVTGVGGILDFTEHEVNGLIIEPCSSEQLAEAVIRLMEEPETAARLAGTARRRVVSEFSLERMGQRTAAIYRRLLRIAGEIRDAAGKPDAKKLVISGYYGYGNSGDEAVLSSILQALRNEAEKQQVNIVPTVLSVNPRATEQMHGVRAISRMNLLGIVRELRRSDGLVSGGGSLLQDITGRMTIPYYLSIIKFAQWFGKPTFIYAQGVGPIQTKSFYPFIRYIYSRSQYISVRDQESRELLWEIGIDPQRIDVVSDPVMGLEAEVRQGEDAAGGLQHLAESGHWAESDRGAPADDAAEIAEVNDEVTEEVTEEVTEEVTVKVTTEVTTEVTTEVTAEAIAEAIAETAEHYTNGKAEVIIPNANESPWLGVRIGSSVDAAGKPDKSDRPDKPDKEDRPNKPLLIGVSVRFWHPYREELNRLAIALGQILDSDPHVRIRFLPFYLPNDVKASYHVMNQMSAEHLRRVDIYTEAVYPQDMLEQVAACDLLIGMRLHSLIYAASHEVPLVGISYDPKIDHFLHQLGMSAAGSTDELHPHLVAREALKLLQNREQWKLGKRAYIEEIKNKALRPAQQITAYLRK; translated from the coding sequence GTGAAGTCTAGCTTGCGTGTGATCCATGTGATCGGCGGCGGAGAGTTCGGCGGTGCGGAGCAGCATATCATCGAGCTGATGTCCCTCATGCCGAAGGAAGGCGTGCGGGGCAAGGTTGTCTGCTTCTATGAAGCGGGTTTGTCGCAGACGCTTAGGGAACGCGGCTTAGAAGTGGAAGTGCTGAAGTATGGGCGCTTCGATGTGCGGCTGACGGCGGGTCTCAGGCGGGTGTTCGAGCGTGAGCAGCCGGATATCATCCATACGCACGGGGTGAAGGCGAATTTCTTCGCGCGTCTCGCTGCGCGGAAGATGGATCATATCCCGCTGATCACGACGGTGCACAGCATCCTTCGCTACGATTATGAGAACCGTGCCGCCTACGGCTTCGCACGGCTGATGGAGACGAGTACGCGCCGCTATAACAGCCATTTCATCGCGGTATCCAATGCGCTGCGCCGTTCGCTGATCGACGAGGGCATCCCGCCGGAGCTGGTGACGGCGGTGCATCACGGCATCGATGTCGCGGAATTTACGCCGGTTGCCACGGATGAACACGCCGCCCGCCGTGCTGAGCTGCGCGCGGCTTGGGGCGTGCCGAAGGATGCCTATGTGATCGGCAGCGTCGGCCGGCTGGTGCGGATCAAGGGCGTCGACTATGCGATCCGTGCGATGCCGGATATCCTAAGAGCGAATGCCAAGGCTCACCTCGTCATCATCGGCAGCGGTCCGGAGGAGGCGGCGCTTAAGCAGCTGGCGGCGCAGCTCGGCGTGACGCGGCACGTCACCTTCGCCGGCTTCCGCCGCGATATCGCCGACTGCATGCGGGCCTTCGATTGCTTCGTCAGCGCTTCGCTCTCGGAAGGGCTGGGACTGAATGTCCTCGAGGCGATGGCCAGCGGGCTGCCGGCGATCGTCACCGGTGTCGGCGGGATCCTAGACTTCACGGAGCATGAAGTGAATGGGCTGATCATCGAGCCGTGCTCGAGCGAGCAGTTGGCAGAAGCGGTGATTCGCTTGATGGAGGAGCCGGAGACGGCTGCCCGGCTGGCGGGAACGGCGCGGCGGCGCGTCGTCAGTGAATTCTCTCTCGAGCGCATGGGGCAGCGGACGGCGGCGATCTATCGCAGGCTGCTGCGCATCGCCGGCGAGATCCGCGATGCCGCCGGCAAGCCCGATGCGAAGAAATTGGTCATCTCGGGATATTACGGCTACGGCAACAGCGGGGATGAGGCGGTATTAAGCTCGATCCTGCAGGCGCTGCGGAACGAAGCGGAGAAGCAGCAAGTGAACATCGTGCCGACGGTGCTTTCCGTGAATCCGCGGGCGACGGAGCAGATGCACGGCGTACGGGCGATCTCGCGCATGAATCTGCTCGGCATCGTGCGGGAGCTCAGGAGGAGCGACGGACTGGTGAGCGGCGGCGGCAGCTTGCTGCAGGATATCACGGGGCGCATGACGATCCCGTACTATCTCAGCATCATCAAGTTTGCACAATGGTTCGGCAAGCCGACGTTCATCTACGCGCAGGGCGTCGGACCGATTCAGACGAAGTCCTTCTATCCGTTCATTCGATATATCTACAGCCGGAGCCAGTATATCTCTGTTCGTGACCAGGAGTCGCGGGAACTGCTGTGGGAGATCGGCATCGATCCGCAGCGCATCGACGTTGTGAGCGATCCGGTGATGGGCCTGGAAGCGGAGGTGCGGCAAGGCGAGGATGCGGCCGGCGGCTTGCAGCATCTGGCGGAGAGCGGGCACTGGGCCGAGTCGGATCGCGGGGCGCCGGCGGATGATGCGGCAGAGATCGCAGAGGTAAACGATGAGGTAACCGAAGAAGTAACCGAAGAAGTAACCGAAGAGGTAACTGTAAAAGTAACCACAGAAGTAACCACAGAAGTAACCACAGAAGTAACCGCAGAGGCAATCGCAGAGGCAATCGCAGAGACAGCAGAGCATTATACCAATGGCAAAGCAGAGGTTATCATTCCAAATGCCAACGAGAGCCCGTGGCTCGGCGTAAGGATCGGTTCATCCGTGGACGCGGCGGGCAAGCCGGATAAGTCTGATAGGCCGGATAAACCGGATAAAGAGGACAGACCAAACAAACCCCTGCTCATCGGAGTATCCGTGCGCTTCTGGCACCCTTATCGGGAGGAGCTGAACCGGCTTGCGATCGCGCTGGGTCAGATTCTGGACAGCGACCCGCATGTACGGATTCGCTTCTTGCCGTTCTATCTGCCGAATGATGTGAAAGCTTCATACCATGTGATGAATCAGATGAGCGCGGAACATCTCCGGCGCGTGGATATCTATACGGAAGCCGTCTATCCGCAGGACATGCTGGAACAGGTGGCAGCCTGCGACCTGCTCATCGGCATGCGTCTGCACTCACTGATCTATGCGGCTTCCCATGAGGTGCCGCTGGTCGGCATCTCCTACGATCCGAAGATCGATCACTTCCTGCATCAGCTCGGGATGAGCGCGGCGGGATCTACGGATGAGCTGCACCCGCATCTTGTGGCGCGGGAGGCGCTGAAACTGCTGCAGAACAGGGAGCAATGGAAGCTGGGCAAAAGGGCGTACATCGAGGAGATCAAAAACAAAGCGCTGCGGCCGGCGCAACAAATCACGGCATACTTACGTAAATAA
- a CDS encoding WecB/TagA/CpsF family glycosyltransferase, whose translation MKIVDVPFIKLFDIPISAMGFIETANYMEHMIERKRPQQVVTINPIMIMEGLKNPDFRRVLEEADLNVPDGAGVVWASKVVKRPVTERVAGIDLMLEMLARAERNRYRVFLLGADRDTIVLAVAKIRERYPNIEIVGYRNGYFQEEQDEEVIAQIREANPDLLFVGRSLYTQEPWIAKYKDKLQVPVMMGVGGSFDVIAGKLKRAPAVMQKMHLEWLYRLIQEPKRIGRMTALPKFMWTVLRHRKSI comes from the coding sequence ATGAAAATCGTGGATGTTCCTTTCATCAAGCTGTTCGATATCCCCATCTCAGCGATGGGATTCATCGAGACAGCGAATTACATGGAGCACATGATCGAGCGCAAACGGCCGCAGCAAGTGGTTACGATCAATCCGATCATGATCATGGAAGGGCTGAAGAATCCGGATTTTCGCCGTGTCCTTGAAGAAGCGGATCTGAACGTTCCCGACGGCGCCGGCGTCGTCTGGGCTTCGAAGGTGGTGAAGCGGCCGGTGACGGAACGGGTGGCGGGCATCGATCTCATGCTGGAGATGCTGGCCCGCGCGGAGCGGAATCGCTACCGTGTCTTCCTGCTTGGAGCAGACCGTGATACAATTGTATTAGCGGTTGCCAAGATCCGGGAGCGGTATCCAAACATCGAGATCGTCGGCTATCGCAATGGCTACTTCCAAGAGGAGCAGGATGAGGAAGTGATCGCCCAGATCCGCGAAGCGAATCCGGATCTCTTGTTCGTAGGGCGTTCGCTGTATACTCAAGAGCCATGGATCGCAAAGTATAAGGACAAGCTTCAAGTGCCGGTGATGATGGGCGTCGGCGGCAGTTTCGATGTGATCGCCGGGAAGCTGAAGAGGGCGCCGGCGGTCATGCAGAAGATGCATCTGGAATGGTTGTATCGTTTGATCCAGGAGCCGAAGCGGATCGGCCGGATGACCGCTCTGCCGAAGTTCATGTGGACGGTGCTCCGCCATCGCAAGAGCATCTGA
- the murJ gene encoding murein biosynthesis integral membrane protein MurJ, which produces MTSHKILKSAALLAAVTLAGRIVGLLRNILLTHEFGVGAETDAFLWAITIPTAMLSIMTGVISSVLIPTLKGYGGQDGTSRLRRQEIVQRTLTIVSLACIIIVALSLIFAKPLVRVLAPGFTGAKYALAVDLFAIMMVSVFFIGVVSVFSSVLNAHHEFFAPSLGTLLSGAAVIAAIYLVGHTCGMRGIAWGVTIGFILYAFYLLPPVRRKQYKLRPDFRWRDDRDLRSMGERFAPLLIGSVVSQSYLILEKVLASGLGDQKITTLGLANGIVQVPIGLFAGALAVPLFPLLSEYVKQQRMEDMKGVLAKGFLYQYHILAPATVGLILLAEEFVRIFYAHGGNFTDEAVQLTSWATLWFALCMVGWAGRDLLTRAFYALEDTRTPVITGALSLGLYVVLGLLFIPWLDHGGLALAFSVVTYVNMFLLTWVLRRRVGKLFRREFYLSLLKGAAAALVMGGVLIVLREVTGGWPLIVMLLTVIAVCAAVYGGMLLLLREPIFRELVDQLIGRLRRRG; this is translated from the coding sequence ATGACAAGTCACAAAATATTAAAATCCGCCGCACTGCTGGCCGCGGTTACGCTGGCGGGGCGGATCGTCGGCCTGCTTCGCAACATCCTGCTAACCCATGAATTCGGCGTGGGGGCAGAGACGGATGCTTTCCTCTGGGCGATCACGATCCCGACGGCGATGTTGTCGATCATGACGGGCGTGATCAGCTCCGTGTTGATCCCCACATTGAAGGGATACGGCGGGCAGGACGGGACAAGCCGGCTGCGCCGGCAGGAGATCGTGCAGCGGACGCTGACCATCGTCTCTCTTGCGTGCATCATCATCGTCGCCCTCAGCCTCATCTTCGCCAAGCCGCTCGTTCGCGTGCTGGCACCGGGGTTTACCGGGGCGAAGTATGCGCTCGCTGTGGATCTCTTCGCGATCATGATGGTGTCGGTGTTTTTTATTGGGGTTGTATCGGTTTTCTCCAGTGTGTTAAATGCGCATCATGAGTTCTTCGCCCCCTCACTTGGGACGCTGCTCAGCGGCGCGGCGGTCATCGCAGCGATCTATCTCGTCGGTCATACCTGCGGCATGCGCGGCATCGCCTGGGGTGTGACGATCGGCTTCATCTTATATGCCTTCTATCTGCTGCCGCCGGTCCGGCGCAAGCAGTACAAGCTTCGGCCGGATTTCCGCTGGCGGGACGACCGCGACCTGCGCAGCATGGGCGAGCGATTCGCGCCGCTCTTGATCGGCTCCGTCGTCTCGCAGTCCTATCTCATCCTGGAGAAGGTGCTGGCATCGGGCTTGGGCGATCAGAAGATCACCACCTTGGGGCTGGCGAACGGGATCGTACAGGTGCCGATCGGCCTGTTTGCCGGGGCGCTTGCGGTGCCGCTTTTCCCCTTGTTGTCGGAATACGTGAAGCAACAGCGGATGGAGGATATGAAGGGCGTTCTCGCCAAGGGTTTCTTATATCAATATCATATCCTGGCACCGGCTACGGTCGGGCTCATCCTGCTGGCGGAGGAATTCGTCCGCATCTTCTATGCCCATGGGGGGAATTTCACCGATGAAGCGGTGCAGCTGACGAGCTGGGCGACCTTATGGTTTGCGCTGTGCATGGTCGGATGGGCGGGAAGAGACCTGCTCACCCGGGCATTCTATGCCCTTGAGGACACGCGCACGCCGGTGATCACCGGAGCGCTGTCACTGGGACTGTATGTGGTGCTGGGCCTCCTCTTCATCCCTTGGCTGGATCATGGGGGATTGGCGCTGGCTTTTTCGGTTGTGACCTATGTGAATATGTTCCTCTTAACCTGGGTGCTGAGGCGCCGGGTGGGGAAGTTGTTTCGGCGGGAGTTTTATCTGTCGCTCTTGAAGGGGGCGGCCGCGGCTCTGGTAATGGGCGGCGTGTTGATTGTACTGCGTGAGGTGACGGGCGGCTGGCCGCTGATCGTGATGCTCCTTACGGTGATCGCCGTCTGCGCTGCGGTGTACGGCGGGATGCTGCTGCTCCTGCGCGAACCGATCTTTCGTGAATTGGTGGATCAACTCATCGGACGGTTAAGACGCAGAGGGTGA